A segment of the Streptomyces sp. XD-27 genome:
TACATGACCGACCAGCGGCACCGCCCCCCCGGAGGAGAGCTTCGGCGCGCCCGACGACACGCCGTTCACCGAGGCCGCCCGCCAGCTCGCCGCCTACTTCGCGGGCGAGCTGACCGACTTCGACCTGCCGCTGAAGCTGTCCGGCACGCCGTTCCAGCTGCGCGTCTGGGAGCGGCTGCGGCGGATCCCGTACGGCGAGACGATCTCCTACGGCACGCTGGCCGACCGCCTGGGCCAGCCGACCGCCTCCCGCGCGGTGGGCCTGGCGAACGGGAAGAACCCGATCGGGATCATCGTCCCCTGCCATCGCGTGGTCGGCGCGGACGGCAGCCTCACGGGCTACGGCGGCGGCATCGACCGCAAGCGGCGGCTGCTGGACTTCGAACGGCGCGCGGCCGTGGCGCAGGCGGGGCTGTTCTAGGCGCGCGCTGGGCGAGGGTCAGGGGAGAGAGCCCTCCGCGAGCCCGGCCAGCAGCTCTGGTAGCGCCGTGCCGATGGGCTCGCGGAGCACCTCGTCCGCGAGCGCGTCGTACGGCGTCGGCTCGGCGTTCACGATGATCAGCCGCGCCCCGTGCTCGACCGCGATTCCGGCCAGCGACGCGGCCGGCTGCACCTGGAGGCTGCTGCCCACCGCGATGAAGACCTCGCATGCCTTCGTCACGGCCACCGCCTCGCCCAGCACCACCGGATCCAGGCTCTCGCCGAACATCACCGTCGCCGACTTCAGGATGCCGCCGCACTCCCGGCAGGCCGGATCGGGCTCGCCCGCCGCCACCCGTTCCAACGCCTCCGCCATGTCGGAGCGCCGGTCGCAGCGAGTGCACCGCACCGCGCGGGCCGTGCCGTGCAGCTCCAGGACCTTCCGCGCGGGCATCCCCGCGAGCTGGTGCAGACCGTCCACGTTCTGGGTGATCACCCGCACCGGTACGCCCGAGCGCTCCAACCGGACCACCGCCTCGTGGGCGGCGTTGGGCCGGGCCCGCAGCGCCTGGCTGTCCCGGCGCATCAGCCAGGACCGGCGCCGGATCTCCGGATCGGACATGTAGCAGTCGTACGTGACGAGCTTCTCGGCCTCCGGGTCCCGCCGCCAGAGCCCTTGCGGGCCGCGGTAGTCCGGGATGCCGGAGTCCGTGGAGATCCCGGCGCCGCTGAAGATCGCCACCAGGGGGCGTCGCGTCGCGTCGCTGCTCATGGCGGGAGCGTACGCAGCGTGCCGGGCGGTGTGCGACTGCCTTTTCCGCCGCCGGTTCTCCGCGCCGGTCAGGCCCCGCCGCCGGTGCGCCCCGGCCCGGGCGTGCCGATCAGGCTCCGCCGCCCGCGGCGGCGAGCCGCTCCGTGCGCTTCGCCAGCTCGCTGATCCGCGCCCCGTCGAAGCCGTACACCGCACTGCGCACCCGGTCCTCGAGCGGCTCGGTCCACTGCGGCGGGATGGCCGCCGCCCCGCACAGCACGCCCGCCACCGACCCGGCCGTCGCCCCGTTGGAGTCGGTGTCCAGGCCGCCGCGCACGGTCAGCGCGATGGTCGCGGTGAAGTCGCCCTCCCCGTACAGCAGCCCGGCCGTGATCACGGCCGCGTTGGGGACCGCGTGGATCCAGTGCAGCCGCCGCGCCTCCGCGTCCAGCTCGGCCAGGGTGTCGGCCCAGCTCAGCCCCGCCTCGTACAGGGACACGGTGCGCCGCACCGTACGCGCCAGCCGGCATCCCGGTGGGATCCGGTCCAGCGCCGTCCCCACGGCGTCCCGTGGCCCGTCGGCGGTGAACGCCGCGGCGACCAGCGCCGCCGCCCACATCGCCGCGTAGACGCCGTTGCCGGTGTGCGAGAGCACCGCGTCCCGGCGGGCCAGGGCCGCCGCCCGGCCCGGATCGCCGGGGCACACCCAGCCGAAGACGTCCGCGCGGATCAGCGCGCCGATCCACTCCTGGTACGGGTTGTCGACCGTCGCGCAGACCGGCGGCTTCAACCCGGCCGCCAGGTTCCGGTACGTGGCGCGCTCGGCGGTGAAGGTCTGCAGGTACGGCAGCCGGAGCAGCCACAGCTCGCCGACCTGCTCGGTGGTGAACCCCAGGCCGTACGTCTCCAGCAGATGCAGCCCGAGGATCGAGTAGTCGATGTCGTCGTCCCGGCAGCTGCCGTGGATCCGGCCGCGTACGCACTCCGGCCACTCGGGGCGCAGCGCGTACTCCGCGAGCCGGTCCGACGGCGGCGGGGCAGGTAGTCGGTCAGCGGCAGGGCGCCGGTGGCCCGCAGATAGCGGTCGATCCGCTCCCGCGTCCAGTAGTCGCCCCGCTCCACGGGCTTGCCCAGCATGTTCCCCGAGATCCGGCCGAGCCAGCCGCCGAGGATCCGGTCCGCGAGTGCGCTCATGGCACAGGTGTACCGGACGCGGCGCTCCGTATAGGGTCGCAGCGGCGCGACTCCTGGAAACAGCAAGGGGTAGCAAGGTGACGGACACACGGGTGCTCATCGCCGCGGA
Coding sequences within it:
- a CDS encoding Sir2 family NAD-dependent protein deacetylase, which gives rise to MSSDATRRPLVAIFSGAGISTDSGIPDYRGPQGLWRRDPEAEKLVTYDCYMSDPEIRRRSWLMRRDSQALRARPNAAHEAVVRLERSGVPVRVITQNVDGLHQLAGMPARKVLELHGTARAVRCTRCDRRSDMAEALERVAAGEPDPACRECGGILKSATVMFGESLDPVVLGEAVAVTKACEVFIAVGSSLQVQPAASLAGIAVEHGARLIIVNAEPTPYDALADEVLREPIGTALPELLAGLAEGSLP